Proteins encoded within one genomic window of Equus przewalskii isolate Varuska chromosome 3, EquPr2, whole genome shotgun sequence:
- the CDH3 gene encoding cadherin-3 isoform X3 yields the protein MVQKLKILKDYTMNNLPLFVSICLLPSPPLQEKTQRTVTSFFPSRERKTLKLSPSKRILRRHKREWVVPPISVPENGKGPFPQKLNQLKSNKDRGTKIFYSITGPGADSPPEGVFSIEKETGWLLLNKPLDREKIAKYELFGHAVSENGASVEEPMNISIIVTDQNDHKPKFTQDVFRGSVLEGVLPGTSVMQVTATDEDDAINTYNGVVAYSIHSQEPKDPHDLMFTVHRSTGTISVISSGLDRERVPEYTLTIQATDMDGDGSTTTAVAVVEILDANDNAPVFHPQKYEAHVPENAVGHEVQRLTVTDLDAPNSPAWRAVYRILEGDDGDHFIITTHPESNQGILTTRKSLDFEAKNQHTLYVEVTNETPFVVKLPTSTATIVIHVEDVNEAPVFVPPSKVIEVQEDISIGESVCTYTAQDPDKGSQKISYHILRDPAGWLAMDPDSGQVTAAGVLDRENEWFVKNNIYEVMVLATDDGSPPTTGTGTLLLTLLDVNDHGPVPEPRQITICNQSPVPQVLNITDKDLSPHTSPFRAQLTHDSDIYWTAEVNEKGDTVALSLKKFLKQDTYDVHLSLSDHGNKEQLTVIRATVCDCHGHVEKCPEPWKGGFLLPILGAVLALLLLLLVLLLLVRKKRKIKEPLLLPEDDTRDNVFYYGEEGGGEEDQDYDITQLHRGLEARPEVILRNDVAPTFIPTPMYRPRPANPDEIGNFIIENLKAANTDPTAPPYDSLLVFDYEGSGSDAASLSSLTSSASDQDQDYDYLNEWGSRFKKLADMYGGGQDD from the exons AtggttcaaaaattaaaaatactaaaagattATACAATGAATAATCTCCCTTTGTTTGTCTCCATCTGCCTActgccctctccacccctccaagagaagacacagagaactgTTACcagtttctttccttccagg GAAAGGAAGACATTGAAGCTCTCCCCATCCAAACGTATCTTACGAAGACACAAGAGAGAATGGGTGGTCCCGCCAATATCTGTTCCTGAGAATGGCAAGGGTCCCTTCCCCCAGAAGCTGAATCAG cTCAAATCTAATAAGGACAGAGGCACTAAGATTTTCTACAGCATCACGGGGCCTGGGGCAGACAGCCCCCCTGAGGGTGTCTTCTCCATAGAGAAGGAGACAGGCTGGTTGTTGTTGAATAAGCCACTGGACCGGGAGAAGATTGCCAAGTATGAG CTCTTTGGCCACGCTGTGTCAGAGAACGGTGCCTCAGTGGAAGAGCCCATGAACATCTCCATCATCGTGACAGACCAGAATGACCACAAGCCCAAGTTTACCCAGGATGTCTTCAGAGGGAGCGTCTTGGAGGGGGTACTACCTG GTACTTCTGTGATGCAGGTGACAGCCACAGATGAGGACGATGCCATCAACACCTACAATGGGGTGGTTGCTTACTCCATCCATAGCCAAGAACCAAAGGACCCACACGACCTCATGTTCACCGTCCACCGGAGCACGGGCACCATCAGTGTCATCTCCAGTGGCCTCGACCGGGAG AGAGTCCCTGAGTACACCCTGACCATCCAGGCGACAGACATGGACGGGGACGGTTCCACCACCACAGCGGTGGCCGTAGTGGAGATCCTCGATGCCAATGACAACGCTCCAGTGTTTCATCCCCAGAAG TACGAGGCCCATGTACCTGAGAACGCAGTGGGCCACGAGGTGCAGAGGCTGACGGTGACCGATCTGGATGCCCCCAACTCACCAGCATGGCGCGCCGTCTACCGCATCTTGGAAGGTGACGATGGGGACCATTTTATCATCACCACCCACCCCGAGAGCAACCAGGGTATCCTGACAACCAGGAAG agCTTGGATTTTGAGGCCAAAAACCAGCACACCTTGTATGTCGAAGTGACCAACGAGACTCCCTTTGTGGTGAAACTCCCAACCTCCACGGCCACCATAGTGATCCACGTGGAGGATGTGAATGAGGCCCCTGTGTTCGTCCCACCCTCCAAAGTCATCGAGGTCCAGGAGGACATCTCCATCGGGGAGTCTGTCTGTACCTACACTGCACAGGACCCTGACAAGGGGAGTCAGAAGATCAG CTACCACATTCTGAGAGACCCAGCAGGGTGGCTAGCAATGGACCCAGACAGTGGGCAGGTCACTGCTGCAGGGGTCTTGGACCGCGAGAATGAGTGGTTTGTGAAGAACAACATCTACGAAGTCATGGTCTTGGCCACGGATGATG GGAGCCCTCCCACCACTGGCACGGGGACCCTCCTGCTAACACTTCTGGATGTCAACGACCATGGCCCGGTCCCCGAGCCCCGACAGATCACCATCTGCAACCAAAGCCCTGTGCCCCAAGTACTGAACATCACAGACAAGGACCTGTCCCCCCACACCTCCCCTTTCCGGGCCCAGCTCACACATGACTCGGACATCTACTGGACGGCAGAGGTCAATGAGAAAG GAGACACAGTGGCCTTGTCCCTGAAGAAGTTTCTGAAGCAAGACACATATGATGTGCACCTTTCTCTGTCCGACCATGGCAACAAGGAGCAGCTGACAGTGATCAGGGCCACCGTGTGTGACTGCCATGGCCACGTGGAGAAATGCCCCGAACCCTGGAAGGGGggtttcctcctccccatcctgggGGCTGTCTTGGCTCTGCTGC TCCTCCTGCTGGTGCTCCTCTTGTTGGTGAGAAAAAAGCGGAAGATCAAGGAGCCCCTTCTGCTTCCAGAAGATGACACCCGTGACAACGTCTTCTACTATGGTGAAGAGGGAGGTGGCGAGGAGGACCAG GACTACGACATCACCCAACTCCACCGGGGTCTGGAGGCCCGGCCTGAGGTGATTCTCCGCAACGATGTGGCACCTACCTTCATCCCCACACCCATGTACCGTCCACGTCCAGCCAACCCTGATGAAATCGGCAACTTCATCATCGAG